From a region of the Triticum aestivum cultivar Chinese Spring chromosome 7D, IWGSC CS RefSeq v2.1, whole genome shotgun sequence genome:
- the LOC123170362 gene encoding uncharacterized protein isoform X1, whose protein sequence is MGTDPMETGDRGHVQFGPQPNVILETHTAPESDEQPPSKEGGAPTPPATSVNLQAPDTLVGALQSVVIVEEHRTHTVVEKVRSAKSGLNEAYTSLLRVFEVAMQASANHAAEAFELRQKLEAKQADASEVETLKSVLAEAKKEAKEERAARLKHESRVEEVQQELKDAISKCEPLEHKISDQNSELAKALQSTQEARVEAQGALREIQEAKQIASGAFADLPWSVADAAEFFRAEEGAPLRSCAGRSTLRQSIQCPSAIS, encoded by the exons ATGGGGACCGACCCCATGGAGACTGGAGACAGGGGCCATGTCCAATTTGGCCCCCAACCAAATGTCATTTTGGAGACCCACACGGCTCCGGAGTCAGATgagcagcctccttcaaaagaagggggcgcgcccactccaccggcgacctctgtcaatCTGCAGGCGCCGGACACTTTGGTGGGAGCGCTTCAGAGCGTCGTCATTGTGGAAGAACATCGTACCcatacggtggttgaaaaggttcggtccgctaaaAGTGGATTGAATGAGGCCTACACTAGCCTTCTGAGAGTCTTTGAG GTTGCGATGCAGGCGTCAGCTAACCATGCCGCCGAGGCGTTCGAGCTGAGGCAGAAGTTAGAGGCaaagcaag CTGACGcatctgaggtcgagaccctcaagagcgtgctggccgaagccaagaaggaggcgaaGGAGGAACGAGCCGCCCGCCTGAAACATGAATCaagggtggaggaagtccagcaagagctcaaggatgctataagcaaatgtgagCCCTTAGAGCACAAGATTTCAGATCAAaattccgaacttgctaaggccctccaaagtACACAGGAGGCCCgagttgaagcccaaggcgccctccgcGAGATCCAAGAGGCAAAGCAGATCGCGtctg gagcgtttgcggatctgccctggagtgttgctgatgctgcggagttcttccgagccgaagaaggagcTCCACTGAGAAGCTGTGCTGGTCgtagtaccttgcgccagagcatccagtgcccctcagcgatcagttga